One Drechmeria coniospora strain ARSEF 6962 chromosome 01, whole genome shotgun sequence genomic region harbors:
- a CDS encoding hypothetical protein (related to transcription/repair factor TFIIH subunit), whose protein sequence is MSVSQPQSLGLSDYLEKLPGTTFRKLYQQPSTAFAVFRRMLPHLAKTLVMRILYMPKPMLLGDLDLWVKPEAKRYGQLGQPSVRVMVSEADSDRQKDHALSILRGLYIIQISVPSKEKPHEMQLTTNFKTSLRLALTGGGSHNSFGVPSALLVPPEIDVPFLDRYARKKWEDILHFVVSSVGYRTAGDPAGPNKSVKDLLIAGRLVDRRPNGSVGITKAGFTFLLQEANAQVWTLLLLWLEANEVSKAAGLETVDMLSFLFVLASLELGRAYDTNALTEQRRNMLPSLLDFGLIYIPQHKRSMFFPTRLATTLTSGGNSLRTISDGVAAATAAASDAAPSSSGPLGSAGQQKGSVVVETNYRIYAYTQSTLQIAVLALFTKLGMRFPDMVAGRLSRASIRQAIQFGISADQIISYLAAHAHEQMHRTAALTNKPILPPTVVDQIRLWQLENERMKTTAGFLFRDFDDHKEYLDTAKFAEEIGVLVWRSDKSGMFFASKHEQIRDYLKSRKRAE, encoded by the exons ATGTCTGTCAGTCAACCGCAGTCCCTCGGGCTCTCTGATTACCTCGAGAAGCTTCCTGGCACCACGTTTCGGAAGCTCTACCAGCAGCCTTCGACCGCCTTCGCCGTCTTCCGCCGCATGCTACCGCACTTGG CCAAAACCTTGGTCATGCGCATACTCTACATGCCGAAACCGATGCTCCTTGGCGACCTGGATCTCTGGGTCAAGCCCGAGGCAAAGCGGTACGGCCAACTTGGTCAACCCTCCGTTCGCGTCATGGTGTCCGAGGCTGACTCGGATAGGCAAAAGGATCATGCCCTCTCCATCCTGCGCGGCCTCTACATCATTCAAATCTCGGTCCCGTCCAAGGAGAAGCCCCACGAGATGCAGCTGACGACGAACTTCAAGACCTCGCTCCGACTCGCACTCACCGGTGGCGGCTCGCACAATTCCTTCGGCGTTCCCTCGGCCCTCCTCGTGCCCCCGGAGATCGACGTGCCCTTCCTCGACCGGTACGCGCGCAAGAAGTGGGAGGACATCCTCCACTTCGTCGTCTCCAGCGTCGGCTACCGAACCGCCGGTGACCCCGCCGGGCCCAACAAGAGCGTCAAGGAcctcctcatcgccggccggctcgtcgatAGGCGCCCCAATGGGTCCGTCGGCATTACCAAGGCCGGCTTCACATTCCTCCTGCAGGAGGCCAATGCTCAGGTCTGgaccctgctgctgctctggctcgaggccaacgaggtcagcaaggcggccggcctcgagacCGTCGACATGCTCTCCTTCCTCTTCGTCCTAGCCAGTCTCGAGCTGGGCCGTGCCTACGACACGAACGCCTTGACCGAGCAGCGTCGGAACATGCTCCCGTCGCTGCTCGACTTTGGCCTCATCTACATCCCCCAGCACAAGCGCTCCATGTTCTTCCCCACCCGGCTCGCCACGACTCTCACGAGCGGCGGAAACAGCCTGCGGACCATCAGCGACggtgtcgccgccgcaaccgccgccgcctcggacgctgcgccgtcgtcctcgggccCCTTGGGCAGTGCCGGACAGCAAAAgggcagcgtcgtcgtcgagacaAACTACCGCATCTACGCCTACACCCAATCCACCCTCCAgatcgccgtcctcgccctcttcaCCAAGCTCGGCATGCGCTTCCCCGACATGGTCGCTGGCCGCCTGAGCCGCGCCTCGATCCGCCAGGCCATCCAATTCGGCATCAGTGCCGACCAGATCATCTCCTACCTTGCCGCCCACGCCCACGAGCAGATGCACCGCACCGCCGCCCTGACCAACAAGCCCATCCTGCCtcccaccgtcgtcgaccagaTCCGTCTCTGGCAGCTCGAGAATGAGCggatgaagacgacggccggctttCTCTTTCGCGATTTCGACGATCACAAGGAGTACCTCGACACCGCCAAGTTCGCAGAGGAGATTGGCGTCCTCGTCTGGCGGAGTGACAAGTCGGGCATGTTTTTCGCCAGCAAGCATGAGCAGATTCGGGATTACCTCAAGAGCAGAAAGAGGGCAGAGTGA
- a CDS encoding DUF833 domain-containing protein — protein MCIVLFTTAHPDYALIVIDNRDEFILRPTSRPSWWTHPTSGRQVLAARDLQRTEKGTWFGITRTGLLAVLTNYREANVHDAAHPIHGVKSRGGMVNAWLGGLANESVQAGVHQLVVDAGVQGVGGFSMLGAKLRRKGGAIAVVSNRAKHPDDVPLVARNRNETWGLSNTVFDDPHVWPKVENGKRLLDQVVTDAVKKQSGQDDLVRDLFSLLDTDTLPEQRGDRGVEHQIRHLKHTIFVPLIGDEKHEKAMQEAVAKGRVDWTDMNGDTRAVEELMAEQRPEGRASLESAAAFETGMYGTQRQTVLLVDLEGNVTFVERALWDGNGNKIPQGDGDVVFRFKIDGWDDE, from the coding sequence ATGTGCATCGTCCTCTTCACGACGGCGCATCCTGATTACGcgctcatcgtcatcgacaaCCGAGATGAGTTCATCCTGCGGCCGACATCGCGACCCAGCTGGTGGACGCACCCGACGTCGGGCCGCCAGGTGCTCGCGGCCCGCGACCTCCAGCGGACGGAGAAAGGAACGTGGTTCGGCATCACCAGGACGGGACTTCTCGCCGTGCTGACAAACTATCGTGAGGCCAACGTGCACGATGCCGCCCACCCCATCCACGGCGTCAAGAGCAGAGGCGGCATGGTCAACGCTTGGCTCGGAGGGCTCGCGAACGAGAGCGTCCAAGCTGGCGTCcaccagctcgtcgtcgacgccggagtccagggcgtcggcggcttctcCATGCTTGGCGCGAAGCTGAGACGAAAGGGCGGCGCCATTGCCGTTGTGAGCAACCGAGCGAAGCATCCGGATGACGTCCCACTGGTCGCTCGGAATCGCAACGAAACCTGGGGTCTCAGCAACACCGTCTTTGACGACCCGCACGTGTGGCCCAAGGTGGAGAACGGCAAGCGTCTGCTCGACCAGGTCGTgaccgacgccgtcaagaAGCAGTCCGGCCaggacgacctcgtccgTGACCTCTTCTCCCTGCTCGACACCGATACGCTGCCGGAACAGAGGGGGGACCGTGGCGTCGAGCACCAGATTCGCCACCTCAAGCACACCATCTTTGTGCCCTTGATAGGCGACGAAAAGCACGAGAAGGCCATGCAGGAAGCCGTGGCCAAGGGCCGTGTCGACTGGACCGACATGAACGGCGACACGAGGGCCGTCGAAGAGCTCATGGCGGAGCAGCGACCGGAAGGCCGTGCGAGCCTCGaatcggccgccgccttcgaaACGGGCATGTACGGCACGCAGCGCCAGACGGTGTTGCTGGTGGACCTGGAAGGAAACGTCACCTTTGTCGAGAGGGCTCTCTGGGACGGTAACGGAAACAAGATTCcccaaggcgacggcgatgtcgtATTCCGATTCAAGATTGACGGTTGGGATGATGAGTGA
- a CDS encoding cytidine/deoxycytidylate deaminase family protein: MAASSDARKLLSAMLATVEDAIVPLTRQGVSSGCKLFGAAILARADLRLLSVATNNERVSPLLHGEINCIQQFFTVDFPDAASRPDPSKDCIFFATHEPCSLCLSGIAWSGFGEFYYLFSYEDSRDLFSIPYDIDILQEVFRVRGEETDEQLSGRALYNKTNKFFSGRSMADVVAGLEDEAERTKWTAEIQRVKGIYKELSERYQEGKRLGAETSSVWK, from the coding sequence atggccgcctcgtcggatGCCCGCAAGCTCCTCTCGGCGATGCTCGCCACGGTCGAAGACGCCATCGTTCCGCTCACTCGGCAGGGTGTCTCGTCCGGCTGCAAGCTCTTCGGTGCCGCAATCCTTGCCCGCGCAGATCTTCGACTGCTCAGCGTGGCGACCAACAATGAACGGGTCTCGCCGCTTCTCCACGGCGAAATCAACTGCATCCAACAGTTCTTCACCGTCGACTTTCCGGACGCCGCAAGCCGTCCGGATCCGAGCAAGGACTGCATCTTCTTCGCCACGCACGAGCCATGCAGCCTGTGTCTGAGCGGCATCGCCTGGTCCGGCTTCGGCGAGTTCTACTACCTCTTCAGCTATGAAGACAGCAGGGACCTCTTCTCGATCCCGTACGACATCGACATCCTGCAGGAGGTCTTTCGCGTTCGGGGCGAAgagacggacgagcagcTGAGCGGGCGGGCCCTGTACAACAAGACGAACAAGTTTTTTAGTGGCCGGTCCATGGCGGACGTTGTGGCAggcctcgaggacgaagcTGAGAGGACGAAGTGGACGGCGGAGATTCAGAGAGTCAAGGGTATCTACAAAGAGTTGAGCGAGAGGTATCAGGAAGGGAAGAGGCTAGGTGCGGAAACGTCAAGCGTGTGGAAGTAA